The following is a genomic window from Moorella sp. Hama-1.
TGAAACTGACAGGAAGAAATCTTTCCTAAGGGGATCATGTGCAGATGGATATCTCCTATCGTGCCTGGAAGGTTTTTTGGCGTGACTTTGTCGTCTTTCGTAAGACCTGGCTGACCAACATCATGTTCAATTTTCTGGAGCCCCTCCTCTACCTGGCAGCCATGGGCTACGGTATGGGTTACTACGTCCCGGCCATCCAGGGAATGACCTACCTTCAGTTCCTGGCCCCGGGCCTGATCGCTTCCTCGGCCATGTGGGCCACGGCCTCTGAATGTACCTACGATAGCTTTGTCCGGATGAAGTTCCAGAAGACCTACCATGCCATTGTCGCCACACCGGTGAACCTGGATGAAGTAGTGGTGGGTGAGATGCTCTTTGGAACCTTTAAAAGCGTCCTCTACGGCTCAGTAATCCTGCTGGTTATTTTTCTCCTGGGCCTGGTGCCCTCGCCGGCAGCCCTGTTGGTATTGCCGGTTCTGGTCTTATGTGGCCTGGCTTTCGCCGAACTGGGGATGATCTGGACGGGCCTGGTGCCGAAGATAGATACCTTTAGCTACTTTTTCACCCTGATCATCACGCCCATGTTCCTTTTTGCCGGGGTTTTCTTTCCCCTGGATGCCATGCCGGTGTTTGTCCAACGCCTGGCCTGGCTAATTCCCCTTTACCATGTAGTCGAACTGGTGCGGCCCCTGGTCCTGGGACAGTTGAGCTGGTCCCTTCTGGGGCATGTGGCCTGGTTGGTCGTCTTTATTGCTATTTTTTTCTATCCACCCATTTACCTCCTGCGTCGGCGGTTGAATGGCTGAACTGGTGCAACCGCGGTTTAACATGCCGGGAACCCTCGTCGCATCATTTCGGTGCAGTTTTCCGGTCCATCCCTGGACCAGTAATTTGCCTTGCCTGGGATAAATCGCTATCCAGGGCAAAAACTTGTCCCAGGATGAAGGATGTGCTATCCTTGGTTTAGGGAAATTTAGATAGGGGGCAATCACTATTATTACCTTCGGTACACTCTTCAGTCCCTACGCCTGGGTGCTAATTATCGGCGCCGCCCTGGTTATCTTTGGCCCGAAGAAGCTGCCGGAAATCGGTCGGGGCCTGGGCCGGACGGTCAAAGAGTTTAAGAAAGGCCTGGATCAGGACGAAAGGGATAAGAAATAATAGGCGACACAAAAGGTACTAGAAGGAACTACTCAGACCACCGCCGGTTTTAGCCGCTCCCGTTACATACCATTAGTATGGCGAAACCTGGCTAGCCGCATTGGTCTGCCGTGCTGCGCTGTAAGGCTGACCGGCCAGGCAGGCTAATTAGTTACCTAGAAGGTACTAGAAGGCAATAAAGGATGCTAAATAAGCAATATCACAGATAAGATTACCGAAGATGATGGGAGATAGTAAGAAATAAGGGCTATGTGGGAGGCTTTGCCGTGCTCAACCGACCCTTGCTGGCCATTGATATTGGCGGCGGTACCCAGGACATTCTTCTTTACCGCCCGGACCAGCCCCTGGAGAACTGCGTCCAGCTCATCCTGCCCTCACCGACGGTCATTTGCGGCCGCCAGGTGGAGGCGGCTACAGCCGCCCGCCGGGATGTTTTTCTCACCGGCCGCCTCATGGGCGGCGGTTACCTGGTGGGCGCCCTGCGCCGCCACCTGGCCGCCGGCTGCCAAGCCTATGCTACGGAGACAGCAGCCCGGACGGTCTATGACGACCTGGACCGGGTGCGCCAACTGGGGATAGTCATAACTGACCAGCCGCCGGAGGACGCTGTTACTATCAAAACCGGCGACGTAGACCTGGCGGCCCTGGCCGGGAGCCTGGCACCCTACGGGGTTAAACTGCCGGCAGAGATAGCCGTCGCTGTCCTGGATCACGGTGAAGCGCCCAGGGGTACCAGCGACCGTGTTTTCCGCTTTAAACACTGGCAGCGCTTTGTCGCCGGGGGCGGGCGCCTGGAGGACCTCCTCTACCGGGAACCGCCGGCCTACCTCACCCGCATGCTGGCCGTCCGGGAGCAGGCCCCCGGTGCCTGGCTCATGGACACCGGGGCGGCCGCCCTGTGGGGCGCCCTGGAAGATGCCCGGGTGGCAGCCCACCGGGAGGAAGGCCTGGTTATCATCAACTGCGGCAACCAGCACACCATCGGCGTCCTGGTCCAGGGGCAGCGGGTGCTGGGGCTCTTTGAGCATCATACCAGCTGCCTCAGCGGCCACAAACTGGCTGCCTTTGTCGAAAAGCTGCGCTCCGGGGAGCTGACTAACGCCGAGATCTTTAACGACGGCGGCCACGGCTGTTATATTGACCCCTCTTACCGGCCGGGAGGCAGCTACCAGTTTGTAGCCGTGACGGGGCCGCAACGCCGCCTGACCATCCACCAGGATTACTACTGGGCCGCTCCCCACGGCGATATGATGCTCAGCGGCTGCTTCGGCCTGATAGCAGCAGTGGCGGGGGCGAAAATTAACCCTTGACAGGGGACAAGCTTTTGGACTAATATATCCCAGAAGGTCCTTTTAAGTTAGTCCGGCGAGGCTAGCAAGGGAGTAGGAAATCGGAACTTGTGGTACGCTAAGCCTGCGCCAGCAAAGAGCGCAGGCTTTTTAGTGCCTGGAAGGAGTGGCCAAAAATGGATCTGGTGGTCAAAGCCAGGATTATGGATGCCGATAAACTGCGCCGGACCCTGACCCGTATCGCCCATGAGATCCTGGAGCGCAATCGGGGAACGGAAAACCTGGTACTTATCGGTATTCGGCGGCGGGGGGTACCCCTGGCGGAACGCCTGCAGCGGCTGATCGAGGAAATAGAAGGGGTTCAGGTTCCCTTGGGTATCCTGGATATTACCCTTTACCGCGATGACCTTACCACCCTGAGCGTCCAGCCCGTTCTCCATCGCACGGAAATCCCCTTTAATATCAATGGCAAAAAAGTAGTCCTGGTAGACGATGTCCTCTTTACCGGCCGGACCCTCCGAGCGGCCCTGGATGCCCTTATTGACCTGGGCCGGCCCCAGAACATCCAGCTGGCGGTAGTAGTTGATCGGGGCCACCGGGAACTGCCCGTGCGGGCCGATTATGTCGGCAAAAACGTGCCGACTTCCCGGAAGGAAGAGATAGCCGTTCAACTGGTGGAAATCGACGGCGTCGACCAAGTATTAATCAGAGAATTACCCGAAGAGGCCGATGTTAATCCTTGAAATTAGTCCGGTGAGGCTGATAAGGATGACGGCGACGTTCTCCTTATTAGCCCGGCAAGCAATAAGGAGTTTTTTTATGCCTGGAAAGGGAGGGACTTACTTTGCGCCTGCAGCGTAAAGACCTGCTGGGGTTAAAAGACCTTTCAGCCGAAGAGATCGAACTCATCCTGGAGACGGCGGCCCCCATGAAGGAGATCCTGGGCCGCGATATTAAAAAGGTTCCCACCCTGCGGGGCAAGCTGGTGGTGACCATGTTCTATGAGCCAAGTACCCGCACCAGAACTTCTTTTGAACTGGCGGCCAAGTACATGGGGGCCGACACCGTAAGCATTGCCACGGCTACCAGCAGCGTCCAGAAGGGGGAGTCTTTGCGGGACACCGCCCGCACCCTGGCAGCCATGGGGACCGACGCCGTCATTATCCGCCACAGTGCCGCCGGCAGCCCGGCTTTACTCGCCCGGACGGTTGAGGCCGCGGTGTTAAACGGCGGTGACGGTATGCACGAGCATCCCACCCAGGCCCTCCTGGACATGTTCACCATCAAGGAGAAGCTAGGCGGGTTTAAGGGCTTAAAAGTAGCTATCCTGGGAGATATCCTCCACAGCCGGGTAGCTCGTTCCAATATCTGGGGTCTGACGAAAATGGGGGCCGAGGTAAGGGTTGTCGGCCCGGCCACCCTGATGCCCCCGGAGATCGCCAGCCTGGGTGTCAAGGTTTACTATAACACCGAGGAGGCCCTGGCAGGCGTAGATGTAATCAACGTCCTGCGCATCCAGAAGGAACGGCAAAAGAAGGGCCTCTTCCCCTCCCTGCGGGAGTACGCCCGCCTCTATGAACTCACACCTCGGCGCCTGCAACTCGCCCGGCCCGGCGCCCTGGTCCTGCACCCCGGTCCCATGAATCGCGGTATTGAGATTGCCCCGGCGGTGGCCGACGGCCTGCAGGCAGCCATTAACGAACAGGTCACCAATGGTGTGGCCGTACGCATGGCCCTGCTCTACCTGCTGATTGGAGGTGCCAACTAATGGCCATTTTAATTAAAGGCGGGCGGGTCATTGACCCGGCCCGGAACCTGGACGAACAGCTGGATATTTTAATCGAAGGGGAAAAAATAGCCGCTATAGAGGCGGAAATCGAAGCCCCGGCAGGGGCCCGGGTAATTCCCGCTGGGGGCCGGATTGTGGCCCCCGGCCTGATTGATATGCACGTTCACCTGCGCGAGCCGGGCTACGAGCAGAAGGAGACCATCGCCACCGGCACCCGGGCGGCGGCAGCCGGCGGCTTTACGGCCGTGGCCTGCATGGCCAACACCAACCCGGTGGCTGACAGTGCCAGCGTCATTGCCTTTATTAAAGAAAAGGCCTGCCAGGAAGGGGCCGTCCGGGTTTACCCCATCGGCGCCCTATCCAAGGGCCTGGAAGGCAAAGAAATAGCGGAGATCGGCGACCTGGCGGCGGCCGGAGTTGTGGCCCTTTCCGACGACGGCCACCCGGTGATGAACGCCCTGGTCATGCGGCACGCCCTGGAGTATGCGAAGATGTTTAACCTGCCGGTTATCAGCCATTGCGAAGACGCCGACTTGGCCAACGACGGCCTCATGCATGAAGGCCTGATGGCCACCATCCTGGGTCTCAGGGGCATCCCGGCGGCAGCCGAGGAGGTTATGGTAGCCCGGGACCTCATCCTGGCGGGGTTGACCGGGGGCCGGCTGCACCTGGCCCATGTCAGCACGGCCGGTTCTGTGCGGCTCCTCACGGAAGCCCGGACCCGGGGGATTCAGGTTACGGCTGAAGCCACGCCCCATCACCTCTGCCTGACGGATGAGCTGGTCCAGAGCTATGACACCAGCACCAAGGTCAACCCGCCCCTGCGCCCGGCACCGGATGTAGCGGCGGTGGTAGCGGCCCTGGCCGCCGGGGATATTGATACCATCGCCTCTGACCACGCCCCCCACGCCGACGAGGATAAGGACGTAGAATACGATTATGCACCCTTCGGCATGGTCGGCCTGGAGACGGCCGTGCCCCTGGTGGTGACGGAGCTGATCCTGCCCGGCAAACTCACCTGGCAGCAGGCCATTAAGGCCTGGACGGCCAACCCGGCCCGGATTCTCAACGTCGCCGGCGGCACCCTGGCGCCGGGAGGCGTCGCCGACGTGACCATCATTGACCCGGAGCTGGAGAAGGAAGTCAACGTCAATGATTTTTACTCCCTGGGCCACAACTCGCCCTTGCACGGGCGCAAACTGAAGGGATGGCCGGTGGCTACCATTGTCGGCGGCCGGTTAGTAATGGAGGATGGGAAGGTCATCGCGTAGGGCTGCAGGAGCTCCCCACGTGGGCTGGCGCCCCCGCTAGCGAAGGCTGGAAATGTAGACTTTGCGGGGGCTGGCGAGTACAGGCGGAGGGCGACGTGGTTCGAGGCGTAAGCAAACTCAGCGAAGCCACAGGGAGGCGGCGGTGAACGGGATGGGGATCGGAACGTAAATTGAGGAACGAAGAGTTCCGCTCCCCGCTGCGTTTATTCTGATGAAATAATGTAAAGCCACCCCCGCCGCTTAAGCAACTGAGCGTCAAGTTTGCTCGCCGAGAACCACGGAGCCTGGAGACCTGTACCGCCAGCCCCGCAGCGGTTACTATAAGTTACAACCATTTTTGGTAGAAGTCTATTTTCGAAGGAGCCGACCATGGTGGCGGATCACCACCAACGAAGGAAAGAAATGAGAGGCGGGCAAGTTTTAATCTGAAACTGGCGCAGCCAGTTTCGACAAGCCTCCCACCTCTCACCTCCAACCTCACACATCTCATTTCGGAGGAGTGAATGCCGGTGCGCGGTTACCTGGTCCTGGCTGACGGAACAGTATATAGCGGCGAGGCCTTCGGCTACCCCGGCCGCTGTCACGGGGAGGTCGTTTTCAACACCAGTATGACCGGTTATCAAGAGATCCTGACCGACCCCTCCTACTGCGGCCAGATTGTCACCCTGACCTACCCCCTAATCGGTAATTACGGCGTCAACGCCGAGGACTTCGAGTCGGAACGGCCCCGGGTAGCCGGTTTTATCGTCCATCAAGCCTGCTCCCACCCCAGCAACTGGCGGGCAACAGGTACTATAGAGCAATACCTGCAGGAGAACCATATCCCTGCCCTGCAGGGAGTGGATACCCGCGCCCTCACCCGGCACCTGCGCCGGCAGGGTACCATGCGGGGCATCCTGGCCACCGGCGAGGTCGATGTAGAAGGACTCAAGGCCTTAGCCGCCGCCGAACCGCCCCTGAGCGGTAACAGGCTGGTGCCGGCGGTGACCAATACGAAGCCCTTTACCGTCGATGGCGGTGAACGCCGCATTGCCCTTTATAATTTCGGCGTTAAAGAGAATATCATCCGCTGGCTGCACCGTGAGGGCTGTACGGTAACCGTCATGCCGGCCCGGAGTACCGCTGCTGACATTCTGGCCGTACACCCCGACGGCGTGGTCGTCTCTAACGGCCCGGGCGACCCCAAGGACGTCCCCTACGGTGTGGCCACCGTCCGGGAGCTCCTCGGCCGGGTGCCGGTAATGGGCATCTGCTTGGGCCACCAGCTCCTGGCCCTGGCCCTGGGGGGCGATACCTATAAACTCCCCTTTGGCCACCGGGGGGGCAACCACCCGGTAAAGGATTTAAACACCGGCCGGGTCTATATCACCTCCCAGAACCACGGCTACGCCGTGAAGGCTGTTTCTTTACCGGATACGGCCTTTGTCTCCCACATCAACCTCAACGATGGCACGGTGGAGGGCCTGCGCCTGCGGGAGTTGCCGGTTTTCTCCGTACAATATCATCCGGAATCCTCGCCGGGACCGACGGATTCGGAGTACCTCTTTCACGATTTTATTAAGCTGGTCGACGCACACCGGGGGCAATAACTATAACGACGCCTGTTCGCAGTAGCCGTGGCTTAACGCTACCGGGAACTGAAAGGGGAGAAAGAAAGTGCCTATAAAACCGGGGTTAAAAAAGATAATGGTCATCGGTTCCGGCCCTATCATCATCGGCCAGGCGGCGGAATTTGATTATGCCGGCACCCAGGCCTGCCGGGCCTTAAAGGAAGAAGGCCTGGAGGTCGTCCTGGTCAACTCCAACCCGGCGACCATCATGACCGACAGGGATATGGCTGACCGGGTTTACCTGGAACCCCTGACCCTGGACTTTGTCGCCCGGATTGTCCGCCGGGAGCGGCCCGACGGCCTGATACCCACCCTCGGCGGCCAGATGGGGCTGAACCTGGCCCTGGAGCTGGCCGAAGCCGGGGTGCTGGCCGAAACGGGGGTTGAACTCCTGGGTACACCCCTGGCGGCTATCCAGAAGGCCGAGGACCGGGAGCAGTTCAAGGCGATGATGCTGGCCATCGGTGAACCGGTACCTGAGAGCCGGATTGTCAACCGGGTGGAAGGGGCCCTGGAGTTCGCCCGGGAAATCGGCTACCCGGTCATTGTACGGCCGGCCTATACCCTGGGCGGCACCGGGGGCGGGGTGGCCCATAACGAGGCCGAACTCCGTTCCATCGCCCTGAAGGGGCTAAAATTGAGCCTCATCAAGCAGATCCTGGTGGAGCGCTCCGTGGCCGGCTGGAAGGAGATCGAGTACGAAGTTATCCGTGACGGCAACGATAACTGCATTACTGTCTGTAACATGGAGAATATCGACCCGGTGGGCATTCATACCGGCGACAGCATCGTCGTCGCCCCTTCCCAGACCCTTGCCGACCGGGAGTACCACTTGCTGCGGCGCTCGGCCCTGAAAATCATCCGCGCCCTGGGCATTGAGGGGGGCTGCAACGTCCAGTTCGCCCTG
Proteins encoded in this region:
- the pyrR gene encoding bifunctional pyr operon transcriptional regulator/uracil phosphoribosyltransferase PyrR, with the protein product MDLVVKARIMDADKLRRTLTRIAHEILERNRGTENLVLIGIRRRGVPLAERLQRLIEEIEGVQVPLGILDITLYRDDLTTLSVQPVLHRTEIPFNINGKKVVLVDDVLFTGRTLRAALDALIDLGRPQNIQLAVVVDRGHRELPVRADYVGKNVPTSRKEEIAVQLVEIDGVDQVLIRELPEEADVNP
- a CDS encoding DUF1786 domain-containing protein, which gives rise to MLNRPLLAIDIGGGTQDILLYRPDQPLENCVQLILPSPTVICGRQVEAATAARRDVFLTGRLMGGGYLVGALRRHLAAGCQAYATETAARTVYDDLDRVRQLGIVITDQPPEDAVTIKTGDVDLAALAGSLAPYGVKLPAEIAVAVLDHGEAPRGTSDRVFRFKHWQRFVAGGGRLEDLLYREPPAYLTRMLAVREQAPGAWLMDTGAAALWGALEDARVAAHREEGLVIINCGNQHTIGVLVQGQRVLGLFEHHTSCLSGHKLAAFVEKLRSGELTNAEIFNDGGHGCYIDPSYRPGGSYQFVAVTGPQRRLTIHQDYYWAAPHGDMMLSGCFGLIAAVAGAKINP
- a CDS encoding ABC transporter permease codes for the protein MDISYRAWKVFWRDFVVFRKTWLTNIMFNFLEPLLYLAAMGYGMGYYVPAIQGMTYLQFLAPGLIASSAMWATASECTYDSFVRMKFQKTYHAIVATPVNLDEVVVGEMLFGTFKSVLYGSVILLVIFLLGLVPSPAALLVLPVLVLCGLAFAELGMIWTGLVPKIDTFSYFFTLIITPMFLFAGVFFPLDAMPVFVQRLAWLIPLYHVVELVRPLVLGQLSWSLLGHVAWLVVFIAIFFYPPIYLLRRRLNG
- a CDS encoding dihydroorotase, coding for MAILIKGGRVIDPARNLDEQLDILIEGEKIAAIEAEIEAPAGARVIPAGGRIVAPGLIDMHVHLREPGYEQKETIATGTRAAAAGGFTAVACMANTNPVADSASVIAFIKEKACQEGAVRVYPIGALSKGLEGKEIAEIGDLAAAGVVALSDDGHPVMNALVMRHALEYAKMFNLPVISHCEDADLANDGLMHEGLMATILGLRGIPAAAEEVMVARDLILAGLTGGRLHLAHVSTAGSVRLLTEARTRGIQVTAEATPHHLCLTDELVQSYDTSTKVNPPLRPAPDVAAVVAALAAGDIDTIASDHAPHADEDKDVEYDYAPFGMVGLETAVPLVVTELILPGKLTWQQAIKAWTANPARILNVAGGTLAPGGVADVTIIDPELEKEVNVNDFYSLGHNSPLHGRKLKGWPVATIVGGRLVMEDGKVIA
- the tatA gene encoding twin-arginine translocase TatA/TatE family subunit; its protein translation is MTFGTLFSPYAWVLIIGAALVIFGPKKLPEIGRGLGRTVKEFKKGLDQDERDKK
- the carA gene encoding glutamine-hydrolyzing carbamoyl-phosphate synthase small subunit; protein product: MPVRGYLVLADGTVYSGEAFGYPGRCHGEVVFNTSMTGYQEILTDPSYCGQIVTLTYPLIGNYGVNAEDFESERPRVAGFIVHQACSHPSNWRATGTIEQYLQENHIPALQGVDTRALTRHLRRQGTMRGILATGEVDVEGLKALAAAEPPLSGNRLVPAVTNTKPFTVDGGERRIALYNFGVKENIIRWLHREGCTVTVMPARSTAADILAVHPDGVVVSNGPGDPKDVPYGVATVRELLGRVPVMGICLGHQLLALALGGDTYKLPFGHRGGNHPVKDLNTGRVYITSQNHGYAVKAVSLPDTAFVSHINLNDGTVEGLRLRELPVFSVQYHPESSPGPTDSEYLFHDFIKLVDAHRGQ
- a CDS encoding aspartate carbamoyltransferase catalytic subunit → MRLQRKDLLGLKDLSAEEIELILETAAPMKEILGRDIKKVPTLRGKLVVTMFYEPSTRTRTSFELAAKYMGADTVSIATATSSVQKGESLRDTARTLAAMGTDAVIIRHSAAGSPALLARTVEAAVLNGGDGMHEHPTQALLDMFTIKEKLGGFKGLKVAILGDILHSRVARSNIWGLTKMGAEVRVVGPATLMPPEIASLGVKVYYNTEEALAGVDVINVLRIQKERQKKGLFPSLREYARLYELTPRRLQLARPGALVLHPGPMNRGIEIAPAVADGLQAAINEQVTNGVAVRMALLYLLIGGAN